One Setaria italica strain Yugu1 chromosome I, Setaria_italica_v2.0, whole genome shotgun sequence DNA window includes the following coding sequences:
- the LOC101771135 gene encoding zinc finger protein ZAT5 translates to MHTPEAVEAPPPLLVMPTSSTEHSAGELDRHHPQPPLTVVKRKRTKRPRHHPPASSSASSSESTTTEEEDMAHCLILLAQGAGGGSSGAHAAVDSKHSPSLSPPPAAAPPAPAKSERYTSRKYTEAVTTADGVKAGFYVYECKTCNKCFPTFQALGGHRASHKKPRIAGTDDEIVLTTTTTTTIKQQQKPPMMATASPAPAPAPLLQPQTTIDVAVFPDVTTALSLNSVAMTTTTKLRVHECSICGAEFASGQALGGHMRRHRPLNAPERAVTAIAAAADTTKKEAGSAGINLELDLNLPAPSDEEALSLPAAAPPAVVLGLGQFSNGNKGGLMLTASALVDCHY, encoded by the coding sequence ATGCATACaccggaggcggtggaggcgccgccgccgctcctcgtcaTGCCCACGTCCTCCACGGAGCACTCCGCCGGCGAGCTGGACAGGCACCACCCGCAGCCGCCCCTCACCGTCGTCAAGCGCAAGCGCACCAAGAGGCCGCGCCACCAcccgccggcgtcctcctccgcgtCGTCCTCCGAGAGCACAAccaccgaggaggaggacatgGCGCACTGCCTCATCCTCCTCGCCcagggagccggcggcggctcatCAGGGgcccacgccgccgtcgacTCCAAGCATTCGCCTTCGCTTtcgccgcccccggccgccgccccgccggcgccggcgaagagCGAGAGGTACACCAGCCGCAAGTACACGGAAGCCGTGACTACGGCGGACGGCGTCAAAGCCGGCTTCTACGTGTACGAGTGCAAGACGTGCAACAAGTGCTTCCCCACCTTCCAGGCGCTCGGCGGCCACCGCGCGAGCCACAAGAAGCCGCGCATCGCCGGCACCGACGACGAGATCGtcctcaccaccaccaccaccaccaccataaagcagcagcagaagccaccGATGATGGCCacagcgtcgccggcgccggcgccggcgcctctcCTCCAGCCTCAGACGACGATCGACGTCGCCGTCTTCCCGGACGTGACCACCGCGCTGAGCCTCAACAGCGTCGCCATGACCACCACGACAAAGCTGCGGGTGCACGAGTGCTCGATATGCGGCGCCGAGTTCGCGTCGGGGCAGGCGCTGGGCGGCCACATGCGGCGCCACCGGCCGCTCAACGCGCCGGAGCGCGCGGTCAccgcgatcgccgccgccgcggacacCACCAAGAAAGAGGCGGGGAGCGCGGGCATCAACCTGGAGCTGGACCTCAACCTGCCGGCGCCGTCCGACGAGGAAGCCCtgtcgctgccggcggcggcgccaccggccgTCGTGCTCGGCCTCGGGCAGTTCAGCAACGGCAACAAGGGTGGCCTTATGCTGACAGCCTCAGCACTGGTGGATTGCCATTATTGA